One Cucumis sativus cultivar 9930 chromosome 1, Cucumber_9930_V3, whole genome shotgun sequence DNA segment encodes these proteins:
- the LOC101210007 gene encoding spermidine synthase 1 isoform X2 produces MAMDANGVLSFSDDLVFKQKKDEVLINNNGCSDHVQVSEVMEDKKDKEEEEEDNSIIINGDDPLNYPTIPGWFSEHCPQWPGQAHFLKVDKVLFQGNSAYQSMLVFQTSAYGKVFVLDGALQLTEKDECAYQEMITHLPLCSIPNPKKVLVIGGGDGGILREISRHSSIEHIDICEIDTMLIDVYKKYFPEIAVGYKDYRVNLHIIDEPDDEVMRSKLFEKVAKALKEGGVLCIQAESLWFHSLDIQILISKCKQVFKGSVQYAWTIVPAYPSGVIGFLLCSTQGPKDVDFKNPINPIDSNTNFGVATQPLKFYNSEVHSAAFCLPSFAKKAKGLRSNN; encoded by the exons atggCCATGGATGCCAATGgggttctttctttttcagatGATCTGGTGTTTAAGCAGAAGAAAGATGAGGTTTTGATCAACAATAATGGATGCTCTGATCATGTGCAAGTTTCTGAAGTTATGGAAgacaaaaaagataaagaagaagaagaagaagataactCCATTATAATCAATGGTGATGATCCTCTCAATTATCCAACCATTCCTGGTTGGTTTTCTGAGCACTGCCCGCAATGGCCAG GTCAAGCACACTTCTTAAAGGTGgataaagttttgtttcaaggAAACTCTGCCTATCAATCCATGTTGGTCTTTCAG ACATCAGCATATGGAAAGGTATTTGTGTTGGATGGAGCACTCCAACTCACTGAGAAAGATGAATGTGCTTACCAAGAAATGATTACCCACCTTCCTCTTTGCTCTATCCCAAACCCTAAAAAG GTATTGGTGATTGGGGGAGGAGATGGTGGCATTCTAAGAGAGATTTCGAGGCATTCTTCCATTGAACATATTGACATTTGTGAAATAGACACCATGCTCATTGAT GTATACAAGAAGTACTTTCCCGAAATTGCAGTTGGATACAAAGATTATCGAGTGAATCTTCATATAATTGATG AGCCCGATGATGAGGTGATGAGAAGTAAGTTGTTTGAGAAGGTAGCAAAAGCACTTAAAGAAGGAGGAGTACTTTGTATTCAAGCAGAAAGTCTTTGGTTTCACTCTCTtgacattcaaattttgatctCCAAATGCAAACAAGTTTTCAAAGGCTCGGTTCAATATGCTTGGACCATTGTTCCGGCTTACCCtag TGGAGTAATTGGTTTCTTGTTGTGTTCGACTCAAGGGCCAAAAGACGTTGACTTCAAAAATCCGATCAATCCCATTGACTCAAACACGAACTTTGGAGTTGCAACCCAACCATTGAAGTTTTACAACTCAGAG GTGCATTCAGCAGCATTTTGTTTGCCATCATTTGCAAAGAAAGCGAAAGGATTAAGAAGCAATAACTAA
- the LOC101210007 gene encoding spermidine synthase 2 isoform X1 produces the protein MAMDANGVLSFSDDLVFKQKKDEVLINNNGCSDHVQVSEVMEDKKDKEEEEEDNSIIINGDDPLNYPTIPGWFSEHCPQWPGQAHFLKVDKVLFQGNSAYQSMLVFQTSAYGKVFVLDGALQLTEKDECAYQEMITHLPLCSIPNPKKVLVIGGGDGGILREISRHSSIEHIDICEIDTMLIDVYKKYFPEIAVGYKDYRVNLHIIDGNVFLSSVPPGSYDAIIVDAFDPIKPDDEVMRSKLFEKVAKALKEGGVLCIQAESLWFHSLDIQILISKCKQVFKGSVQYAWTIVPAYPSGVIGFLLCSTQGPKDVDFKNPINPIDSNTNFGVATQPLKFYNSEVHSAAFCLPSFAKKAKGLRSNN, from the exons atggCCATGGATGCCAATGgggttctttctttttcagatGATCTGGTGTTTAAGCAGAAGAAAGATGAGGTTTTGATCAACAATAATGGATGCTCTGATCATGTGCAAGTTTCTGAAGTTATGGAAgacaaaaaagataaagaagaagaagaagaagataactCCATTATAATCAATGGTGATGATCCTCTCAATTATCCAACCATTCCTGGTTGGTTTTCTGAGCACTGCCCGCAATGGCCAG GTCAAGCACACTTCTTAAAGGTGgataaagttttgtttcaaggAAACTCTGCCTATCAATCCATGTTGGTCTTTCAG ACATCAGCATATGGAAAGGTATTTGTGTTGGATGGAGCACTCCAACTCACTGAGAAAGATGAATGTGCTTACCAAGAAATGATTACCCACCTTCCTCTTTGCTCTATCCCAAACCCTAAAAAG GTATTGGTGATTGGGGGAGGAGATGGTGGCATTCTAAGAGAGATTTCGAGGCATTCTTCCATTGAACATATTGACATTTGTGAAATAGACACCATGCTCATTGAT GTATACAAGAAGTACTTTCCCGAAATTGCAGTTGGATACAAAGATTATCGAGTGAATCTTCATATAATTGATG GAAATGTTTTTCTGAGTTCTGTTCCACCAGGAAGCTACGATGCAATCATAGTCGACGCTTTCGATCCAATAA AGCCCGATGATGAGGTGATGAGAAGTAAGTTGTTTGAGAAGGTAGCAAAAGCACTTAAAGAAGGAGGAGTACTTTGTATTCAAGCAGAAAGTCTTTGGTTTCACTCTCTtgacattcaaattttgatctCCAAATGCAAACAAGTTTTCAAAGGCTCGGTTCAATATGCTTGGACCATTGTTCCGGCTTACCCtag TGGAGTAATTGGTTTCTTGTTGTGTTCGACTCAAGGGCCAAAAGACGTTGACTTCAAAAATCCGATCAATCCCATTGACTCAAACACGAACTTTGGAGTTGCAACCCAACCATTGAAGTTTTACAACTCAGAG GTGCATTCAGCAGCATTTTGTTTGCCATCATTTGCAAAGAAAGCGAAAGGATTAAGAAGCAATAACTAA